One Vespa crabro chromosome 9, iyVesCrab1.2, whole genome shotgun sequence genomic region harbors:
- the LOC124426658 gene encoding kalirin isoform X1 encodes MDGTRAADVLPLLQERLAILPGGRDRRGGPVIVFPTTPRRERAKPEDYRRLLQYLLAIPDDETRDLGFTVIVDMRGATWDSVKTILKVLHEYFHQSVYVAFIIKPENFWQKQRTSLAKQKKYNFEINTISLESLTKVIDPSQLTSDLDGSLEYDHAQWIQTRLAVEDFTWQAADLLDRLDDLQEDLSRNDFADDVGGAKHGIDLHNEMKKKILKIPVEEIEVVAQRLLQKFDSMSTPGGEGGSIESGAAGGTDSDGQALATLVIQHLDSVHAAQQHLLQLWHIKKMKLDQCFQLRLFEQDCEKMFDWICHNREGFLANYVEIGRSYQLAKNLQEEHKHFTMSSMNVYVNINKTLTMAARLLETQHYAAGHVRAVASRLDRAWKEFAAGLDERTAVLGLSVVFHHKAEQYVDSVVGWSQACDASNLPNEIPVLESHIRQHQTLYEAMCQAYTEVHSTSKKLLYQLDHLVQVCNQPQGIDHTIRKHSQDGHNAESHGGMSGNPAADYSEGASHVLAVIHQILGHHRTLEARWHARKVKLHQRLALRLFQEDVKQVLDWLTNHGEVFIRKNTGVGRNLQKARVYQKSHEHFENVAQNTYTNATKLLTAAEELAHTGECAADEIYAVAQELESHVSRFAARVEQRRRRLDLAVVFYTHEKELSGWVDELRQELQQEEVAENLETAERLLDQCAQHRASCLEACASTIAQGEALLQELRESTDAPDTTGSISAVESALDRLAGLRQELEELWATRKLRLELCLRLRVFERDALEASGQLEMWAQDLQGSPREGSPEQLLRVHNDGVAHMQNTTFQVLQQGQELAQVLEQAGVCIMADGQHSATARVQVLLEFLNEREMDAEDLAEMRRVRLEQAAQLVQLQTDATHVANWIRNGEAMLLASLRVPENLQDAEQLRLEHEQFQVAIEKTHTSAVQVKHRADALVSANHYDPKSIREVAEDVTKRWQQLVTCAEERHKLVTASINFYKTAEQVRSVLDSLEREYKRDEDWCSGGEKGGQVPTLVAKHQEQKEAFLKACTLVRRTAETFLKYTNRSLQFYNYQANSVGSENKVKNILEELLSKENKVLEYWTQRKKRLDQCHQYVLFERSAKQAIEWIRETGELYLATHTNVGKNRIENEQLLQEHNEFKGAAKETRERVKLLIQLADNLVEKGHAHAAVIKQSVAEVDQRYKDFSMRMNCYKTQIEDDLGIQSDDGHKDLAIDRNSDPLLEEKIKGKDLKELNEEKRRSARRKEFIMAELLQTERTYVKDLETCIRCFLEETRNGKGNVPTGLQGRESIIFSNMEEIHQFHSNIFLRELEKYETMPEDVGHCFVTWAPKFDMYVTYCKNKPESNQLLVTHGGTWFEELQRKQKVEHPIAAYLIKPVQRITKYQLLLKDLQACCQEGQGEIKDGLEVMLNVPKKANDALHLSLLEGCDVRIDTLGDVVLQDSFTVWDPKQLIRKGRDRHIFLFELYLLFSKEVKDSAGKVKYIYKSRLMTSELGVTEHIEGDECKFAVWTGRAPTGDTRVVLRANSMEAKQLWVKRLREVIQETYFSLSMPKSPAKKSSSQRSSRDLEECASLNDSVENLDRNSLASFGSTNTTDSDKTGVAEMTWVVADHLATPGSRELTVTKGQQVEVLENGSGNGNASGIVGTGEWTLVRLPLAPGQTDPPAEGLVPTSALKQPPSNSCKTSPSRKPPSQQQTLLQQQQLNQSVIGQQQLATMVVGTTASSPASTLTPSSEELEIVGSDGSSASTSSPGNKRRGFSGRKWLPPPLRKLSQGKVDKVVSTSSSAASTAAAATVNSGIPLASTSLTTVTTATTTTTTTTAISSITATTTGTTTTTTSTTTAVVKNTTTVATVTPSGKNIGSLKKSSSDKRFKLPSGATVEQKRAVTVSAGNVRIVSEFEPLTGAEEIEREEEEEEEEEEEHVETSETISATYDDGEGNVFHEQNGTEDGEDDLELPPPMKPITEPILVASGNGPPGSTIPDELPGKRTSECSSKILDGATTADLAEIEQIVKERMEQHTENQERHSLMRTERTTAGGGRGSSDGENNYARATSPSLVSEESDPETAALTKRQFVIRELVDTERDYVNDLKQIVEGYMMLMRDPESDIPLPEDLRAGKDKMVFGNIEAIYEWHRDFFLKALENCIKCPEELGPLFKRYERKLHMYVVYCQNKPVSEYIVSEYIYTYFEELRQKLGHRLQLCDLLIKPVQRITKYQLLLREALRLTERTQRLSEIEGLRAAVYVMRVIPKAANDMMDVGRLQGFDGKITAQGKLLLHGPLLVSEISTVPTRGKEWHVFLFEQNIIFSEAVGKKTQFTNPAYIYKAHIQVNKMSLEDSYDDPDKFVIRSTDPRKPGLGFYCSVIEENGPRRQEWVDTITDILQTQRDFLKAIQSPIAYQKELTKDPLRVPSTEPVVRETISVAPTFSTASSGMMNKEKSIPQQKITRPIQRTQYGGLDCELPRTPSPTKSRLNFLDGFRNTLRARSPVRTNSIPVVPGARVRLAADWGKLRAGDELVVSRLDGPGLVVSHHNEKEELWIPASLVPNLSISRAWSFRPSKIDSNKDIVQPQERSLEKKGAPTLLASTSLIKATAGEDVRLSVEIINVEAATVTWKKEDEKDNRIIREGDRYRLEQTAAFLYLEIVRCRHSDSGIYRCYVEHDTGSCWTEISLFITGVSGSTWARVVGSTKIEIDWEYSSVDSYSIEGRTAPSQTWVLMATDVKHPPMTLELPPGASYSFRVVGKNGNITSSSAEVTLTGFEDNLNWETEQFIGRYLELDELGKGRFATVRRARDKGTGQEVALKQTPRHKQPRSLTRAEYDLLASSHHGNIIRAFALFENAPRPGIDTIVLELVRGPTLFVYLSKKSDYTEGMAIKYASQLLSALQWLHRRNTAHLDLKPENVLVDQDSGIVKLIDLGEAVRGPVDEVVPPADLEFAAPELVLGKPTGTCTDMWAAGVFIYVLLSGVSPFLDDSVEETTANILKCDFCFPNEYFEAISNDAKDLLGRLLCLHGEERATAEATLTSPWFKALASSAISSIRLAEFTERRAHCSKSRQDHNERFYS; translated from the exons ATGGATGGCACAAGGGCAGCAGATGTCCTACCCTTACTTCAAGAACGTTTGGCTATACTACCAGGTGGACGAGATCGTAGAGGTGGTCCAGTTATTGTTTTTCCAACTACTCCTAGAAGAGAACGTGCAAAACCAGAAGACTATCGTCGTTTGTTGCAATATCTTTTAGCCATTCCTGATGATGAAACCAGAGATTTAGGATTTACTGTGATAGTGGATATGCGTGGTGCTACTTGGGATTCTgtgaaaacaattttaaag gTATTACATGAATACTTTCATCAATCGGTCTATGTTGCATTCATCATAAAGCCAGAGAATTTTTGGCAAAAACAAAGGACATCATTGGCTAAACAGAAAAAGTATAACTTTGAg atCAATACAATTAGTTTAGAATCTCTCACAAAAGTTATAGATCCATCTCAACTGACATCTGATTTGGATGGTTCATTAGAGTATGATCATGCTCAATGGATCCAAACAAGATTAGCTGTAGAAGACTTCACTTGGCAAGCTGCTGATCTTTTAGACAGGTTGGACGATTTACAAGAAGACCTTAGTCGTAATGATTTTGCTGATGACGTTGGAGGTGCTAAACATGGCATTGACCTccataatgaaatgaaaaagaaaattttgaaaattcctGTAGAAGAAATTGAAGTTGTTGCTCAGCGTTTACTCCAAAAATTCGACA GCATGTCAACGCCAGGTGGCGAGGGAGGAAGTATTGAAAGTGGTGCTGCAGGTGGAACAGATTCAGATGGTCAGGCATTAGCGACATTAGTTATACAGCATTTAGACTCTGTTCATGCAGCCCAACAACATCTCTTGCAATTGTGgcacataaaaaaaatgaaattagatCAATGCTTTCAATTGCGCTTGTTTGAGCAGGATTGTGAAAAAATGTTTGATTGGATTTGTCATAATAGAGAAGGATTTCTTGCTAATTATGTGGAAATTGGACGTTCTTATCAACTTGCAAAAAATTTGCAAGAAGAACATAAACATTTTACTATGAGTTCAATGAATGTTTatgtgaatattaataaaacccTTACAATGGCTGCTAGATTATTAGAGACACAACATTATGCAGCGGGTCATGTACGAGCCGTTGCGAGTCGATTGGATAGAGCTTGGAAGGAATTTGCGGCTGGTCTAGATGAGCGTACTGCTGTTCTTGGCCTAAGTGTAGTGTTTCATCACAAAGCAGAGCAATATGTCGATAGTGTTGTTGGTTGGAGTCAAGCTTGTGATGCTAGCAATCTGCCTAATGAAATTCCTGTTCTCGAATCTCACATAAGACAACATCAAACTCTTTATGAAGCAATGTGTCAAGCATATACAgag GTGCATAGTACCAGTAAGAAGCTTCTTTATCAACTGGATCATCTTGTGCAAGTCTGTAACCAACCACAGGGAATAGACCACACCATCCGCAAACAT AGTCAAGATGGACATAATGCAGAAAGTCATGGTGGTATGAGTGGAAATCCAGCTGCAGATTACAGTGAGGGTGCATCCCATGTGTTAGCGGTTATTCATCAAATTTTAGGTCATCATAGAACATTGGAAGCTCGCTGGCATGCACGCAAAGTTAAATTACATCAACGTCTTGCTTTGAg attatTTCAAGAAGATGTAAAACAAGTTCTTGATTGGCTAACCAATCACGGAGAAGTTTTTATCCGTAAAAATACAGGTGTAGGACGAAATCTTCAAAAAGCAAGAGTATATCAAAAGAGTCACGAACATTTTGAGAATGTTGCACAG AATACTTATACAAACGCAACGAAATTACTTACTGCAGCAGAGGAATTAGCACATACAGGAGAATGTGCTGCCGATGAAATATACGcagtggcacaagaattagaaTCTCATGTTAGTAGATTTGCCGCGAGAGTCGAACAACGACGTCGAAGATTAGATCTGGCTGTAGTGTTTTATACTCATGAAAAAgag CTAAGCGGTTGGGTAGATGAGTTACGACAAGAGTTGCAGCAAGAGGAAGTTGCAGAGAATTTAGAAACAGCGGAAAGATTACTCGATCAGTGTGCACAACATAGAGCGTCTTGTCTTGAAGCTTGCGCTTCAACTATTGCGCAAGGTGAAGCATTGCTTCAAGAACTTCGAGAATCAACAGATGCACCCGATACTACAGGCTCT ataTCTGCTGTAGAGAGTGCTCTTGATAGATTGGCTGGCTTACGGCAAGAATTGGAAGAATTATGGGCAACAAGAAAGTTAAGGTTAGAGTTGTGTTTACGATTGCGCGTTTTCGAAAGAGATGCGTTAGAAGCCAGTGGTCAACTTGAAATGTGGGCACAAGACTTACAAGGATCACCTCGCGAAGGTTCACCTGAACAGCTATTACGTGTACACAATGACGGTGTTGCTCACATGCAAAATACTACATTTCAAGTGTTACAACAAGGTCAAGAACTTGCACAG GTCTTAGAACAAGCCGGAGTTTGTATCATGGCAGACGGTCAGCATAGCGCTACAGCAAGAGTTCAAGTACttcttgaatttttaaatgaaagagagatggacGCAGAAGATCTTGCAGAAATGCGAAGAGTTCGACTTGAACAAGCCGCGCAATTGGTACAATTGCAAACGGATGCTACGCATGTAGCCAATTGGATTAGGAATGGAGAAGCTATGCTTTTAGCTTCTTTAAGGGTTCCCGAAAATTTACAAGATGCCGAACAACTGCGATTAGAACACGAACAGTTTCAAGTCGCTATAGAGAAAACGCATACTTCTGCTGTACAG GTAAAACATAGAGCTGATGCATTAGTAAGCGCAAATCATTATGATCCGAAAAGTATTCGAGAAGTAGCTGAAGATGTCACTAAAAGATGGCAACAGTTGGTAACTTGTGCAGAAGAGAGGCATAAATTAGTAACCGCgagtataaatttttataaaacagcAGAACAAGTTCGATCGGTTCTCGATAGTTTAGAGCGTGAATATAAAAGGGACGAAGATTGGTGTTCTGGTGGGGAAAAAGGCGGCCAAGTACCTACTCTTGTGGCTAAACATCAGGAACAAAAGGAAGCATTTTTAAAAGCATGTACTTTGGTGCGAAGAACTGCCGAGACATTCCTAAAGTACACTAATCGCAGTCTACAGTTTTACAATTATCAAGCAAATAGTGTTGGGTCAGAGAACAAAGTAAAAA ATATCTTAGAAGAATTGttaagtaaagaaaataaagtactCGAATATTGGACTCAACGAAAGAAACGTTTAGATCAATGTCATCAATATGTTCTTTTTGAGCGTAGTGCAAAACAAGCAATTGAATGGATAAGGGAGACTGGTGAATTGTATCTTGCAACGCACACAAATGTgggaaaaaatcgtatagagaACGAGCAATTGTTACAAGAACATAATGAATTTAAAGGTGCAGcaaag gaaacgagagaaagagtaaaattgCTGATTCAGCTAGCGGATAATTTAGTTGAAAAAGGACATGCTCATGCTGCTGTTATTAAACAATCAGTGGCAGAGGTGGATCAACGTTATAAAGATTTTAGCATGCGAATGAATTGCTATAAGACACAAATTGAAGATGATTTGGGTATACAATCCGACGATGGCCATAAAGATTTAGCCATAGACCGTAATTCTGATCCTTTATTGGAGGAGAAAATTAAGggaaaagatttaaaagaattGAACGAAGAAAAGCGAAGATCGGCTAGGCGAAAAGA gtTCATTATGGCTGAATTGTTGCAAACCGAACGTACATATGTTAAAGATTTGGAAACTTGTATTCGTTGTTTCTTAGAGGAAACGCGTAATGGAAAGGGAAACGTACCAACAGGATTGCAAGGTCGAGAATCTATAATCTTTTCCAATATGGAAGAGATACATCAATTTCATAGCAATATATTCCTTCGTGAGTTGGAAAAATATGAAACCATGCCCGAAGACGTTGGACACTGTTTCGTGACTTGG GCTCCGAAATTTGATATGTACGTGacttattgtaaaaataagcCAGAAAGTAATCAATTATTAGTTACGCATGGGGGTACATGGTTTGAAGAATTacagagaaaacaaaaagttgaACACCCAATCGCTGCGTACCTCATAAAACCAGTGCAAAGGATCACAAAATATCAGCTTTTGCTTAAGGATCTTCAA GCTTGCTGTCAAGAAGGACAAGGTGAAATTAAAGATGGATTGGAAGTGATGTTGAATGTGCCTAAAAAAGCAAACGATGCCTTACATTTAAGCCTATTAGAGGGTTGTGATGTCAGGATAGATACTCTTGGAGATGTAGTATTACAAGATTCATTTACGGTATGGGATCCAAAGCAGCTGATAAGAAAAGGCAGAGATcgtcatatatttctttttgaattatatttattatttagtaaAGAAGTCAAAGATTCAGCTGGAAAG GTAAAATACATTTACAAAAGTCGCTTAATGACTTCTGAATTGGGTGTCACCGAGCATATCGAAGGAGACGAATGTAAGTTTGCCGTATGGACTGGAAGAGCACCGACTGGCGATACTCGTGTGGTTTTAAGAGCGAATTCCATGGAGGCGAAGCAGTTATGGGTCAAAAGATTACGCGAAGTAATACAAGAAACGTACTTCAGCTTGAGCATGCCGAAAAGTCCTGCCAAGAAGAGTTCGAGCCAACGATCGAGTAGAGATCTGGAGGAATGTGCATCTTTGAATGACAGTGTGGAAAATTTGGACAGGAACTCATTGGCTTCATTTGGTTCAACGAATACAACGGATTCAGACAAG ACTGGTGTTGCCGAAATGACTTGGGTCGTTGCGGATCATCTAGCAACACCAGGATCTAGAGAACTGACGGTGACGAAGGGCCAGCAAGTGGAAGTCTTAGAAAATGGTAGCGGTAATGGAAATGCCAGTGGAATCGTTGGTACCGGTGAATGGACATTGGTACGTTTACCACTCGCACCGGGACAAACAGATCCACCAGCAGAAGGTCTTGTACCTACGAGCGCTTTGAAACAACCACCAAGTAATTCATGTAAAACCTCACCATCGAGAAAGCCACCCAGTCAACAGCAAACGTTGCTTCAACAACAGCAACTAAATCAATCGGTTATCGGACAACAACAACTTGCGACTATGGTTGTTGGTACAACGGCATCATCCCCAGCTTCGACTTTAACACCGTCGAGCGAAGAATTgg AAATTGTTGGAAGCGATGGGAGCTCGGCTAGTACCAGTTCACCTGGAAATAAAAGACGCGGTTTTAGTGG GAGAAAGTGGTTACCACCTCCGCTGCGTAAGCTCAGCCAAGGCAAGGTCGATAAGGTCGTTTCAACGTCGTCGTCAGCCGCGTCAACGGCTGCTGCCGCCACCGTTAACAGTGGCATTCCGCTAGCATCGACGTCTTTAACAACGGTGACGacagcgacgacgacgacgacaacgacgactgCTATTTCTTCTATTACTGCTACTACAACGggaacgacgacaacgacaacgtcGACGACAACGGCAGTAGTGAAAAATACGACAACGGTTGCAACGGTAACACCAAGCGGCAAAAACATTGGATCATTGAAAAAGAGTAGCTCGGACAAACGTTTCAAGCTACCATCAGGAGCAACTGTTGAACAAAAACGTGCCGTTACTGTTTCTGCTGGAAACGTGAGGATTGTCTCGGAGTTTGAACCTTTGACGGGAGCCGAGGAGattgaaagagaggaagaggaggaagaggaagaagaggaagaacacGTTGAAACTTCTGAAACGATATCTGCGACCTACGACGACGGTGAAGGTAACGTCTTTCACGAACAAAATGGCACCGAGGATGGTGAAGATGACTTGGAATTACCGCCACCGATGAAACCGATTACCGAGCCTATTTTAGTCGCTTCCGGTAATGGACCCCCTGGTTCAACGATACCCGACGAATTACCTGGAAAAAGA ACATCCGAGTGTTCCAGTAAAATACTCGACGGAGCCACAACAGCGGATTTAGCAGAAATCGAGCAGATCGTAAAGGAAAGAATG GAACAACATACCGAGAATCAAGAGAGGCATAGTCTAATGCGAACGGAAAGAACAACAGCAGGAGGTGGTAGAGGTTCGAGCGATGGCGAGAATAATTATGCTCGTGCAACAAGTCCATCGCTTGTTTCTGAAGAATCCGATCCCGAAACTGCGGCTTTAACCAAAAGACAATTTGTTATTCGTGAATTGGTCGATACAGAAAGAGATTATGTCAATGATCTCAAACAAATTGTCGAAGGATATATGATGTTAATGCGAGATCCAGAGAGCGACATTCCACTTCCTGAGGATCTTCGAGCCGGAAAAGACAAAATGGTATTTGGTAACATAGAAGCGATCTACGAATGGCATAGAGA CTTTTTTTTGAAAGCTTTGGAAAATTGCATAAAATGTCCTGAAGAACTCGGTCCTCTCTTTAAAAGATATGAGAGGAAGTTACACATGTACGTCGTTTATTGTCAAAATAAACCCGTTTCTGAATACATCGTGtccgaatatatatacacttactttgag GAATTGAGACAGAAACTTGGACATCGTCTGCAGCTTTGCGATTTGTTGATAAAACCCGTGCAAAGGATTACAAAGTATCAACTGCTCCTTCGTGAGGCACTGCGTTTAACCGAACGTACTCAGAGATTATCGGAAATCGAAGGACTCAGAGCAGCGGTTTatgttatgcgagttataCCAAAAGCGGCTAATGACATGATGGACGTGGGAAGATTGCAAGGTTTTGAT GGTAAAATAACAGCACAGGGTAAACTTCTGCTACACGGGCCTTTGTTAGTGTCAGAAATATCGACCGTGCCAACGAGAGGAAAAGAGTggcacgtttttcttttcgagcAAAATATTATCTTCAGCGAAGCCGTTGGTAAGAAGACTCAATTCACCAACCCAGCCTACATATATAAAGCTCATATACAg GTAAACAAAATGAGTCTCGAGGATTCGTACGACGATCCGGACAAATTTGTGATTCGATCTACGGATCCTCGAAAGCCCGGTCTAGGATTTTATTGCAGcgtaatagaagaaaatggacCTCGCAGACAGGAATGGGTAGATACGATCACTGATATCCTACAAACACAACGTGACTTTCTCAAGGCGATACAGTCACCGATTGCCTACCAAAAGGAACTTACCAAAGATCCACT CCGAGTTCCATCAACGGAGCCTGTGGTTCGAGAGACCATATCAGTAGCCCCGACGTTTTCGACAGCATCCTCCGGAATGatgaacaaagaaaagagtatTCCTCAACAGAAGATAACTCGACCGATTCAAAGGACTCAATACGGTGGTTTAGATTGCGAATTACCACGAACGCCGAGTCCAACAAAGAGTAGGCTTAACTTCCTCGATGGATTCAGGAATACTCTGCGCGCACGATCCCCAGTTCGTACTAATTCGATACCG GTCGTTCCGGGTGCACGAGTAAGATTGGCAGCCGATTGGGGAAAACTACGTGCCGGTGACGAACTCGTCGTTTCTCGTTTGGATGGCCCTGGATTAGTGGTTTCACATcataatgagaaagaagaacttTGGATACCAGCTAGTCTTGTTCCAAATTTGTCTATAAGCAGAGCGTGGTCCTTCCGTCCGAGCAAAATAGATTCTAATAAGGATATTGTACAGCCACAAGAAAGATCtctagaaaaaaagggagCACCTACACTCTTAGCAAGTACAAGTCTGATAAAGGCAACCGCTGGCGAAGACGTTAGACTTTCAgtagaaattattaatgtcgaGGCAGCAACCGTTACGTGGAAGAAGGAAGATGAGAAGGATAATCGAATTATTAGAGAAGGCGATCGATATCGACTTGAACAGACCGCTGcttttttgtatttagaaATTGTAAGATGTCGTCATTCGGATTCGGGAATATACCGATGTTATGTTGAACATGACACCGGTTCTTGTTGGACAGAGATTTCCCTTTTCATCACAG gCGTAAGTGGTAGTACATGGGCGCGAGTTGTTGGTTCGACAAAAATCGAAATAGATTGGGAATATTCTAGTGTTGATTCATATAGTATAGAAGGTAGAACAGCACCTTCTCAAACTTGGGTTCTGATGGCAACGGACGTAAAACATCCACCAATGACATTGGAATTACCACCTGGTGCATCTTATAGTTTTCGTGTTGTTGGAAAAAATGGAAACATTACTTCATCTTCCGCGGAAGTAACATTGACTGGTTTCgaagataatttaaattgGGAAACCGAACAGTTTATTGGGAGATATTTAGAACTAGATGAATTAGGAAAAGGTAGATTTGCAACTGTAAGACGTGCTAGAGATAAAGGAACGGGTCAAGAAGTGGCATTAAAACAAACTCCACGACACAAGCAACCACGTTCTCTAACTCGAGCCGAGTATGATTTGTTAGCGTCTAGTCATCATGGTAACATCATTAGAGCCTTTGCCCTATTTGAAAATGCTCCACGTCCAGGAATTGACACGATTGTTTTAGAATT AGTTCGAGGTCCAACGCTCTTTGTTTACCTTAGTAAAAAATCGGATTATACGGAAGGAATGGCTATTAAGTATGCAAGTCAATTGTTGTCAGCTCTTCAATGGTTACATAGACGTAACACAGCGCATTTAGATTTAAAACCTGAAAACGTACTGGTAGATCAGGATAGCGGTATAGTTAAATTAATAGATCTTGGCGAAGCAGTAAGGGGTCCAGTTGACGAAGTCGTACCGCCTGCCGATTTGGAATTCGCAGCACCAGAATTGGTACTTGGTAAACCTACGGGAACTTGTACGGATATGTGGGCTGCAGGTGTTTTCATTTATGTGCTTTTAAG CGGTGTATCGCCATTTCTAGATGATTCTGTAGAAGAAACGACtgctaatatattaaaatgcgATTTCTGTTTTCCCAATGAATATTTTGAAGCCATATCTAACGATGCAAAAGATCTTCTCGGAAGATTATTATGCTTACATGGCGAAGAAAGAGCTACCGCTGAAGCTACTTTAACATCACCTTGGTTTAAG gcTCTGGCTAGCTCTGCAATATCATCGATTAGATTAGCCGAATTTACCGAGCGACGTGCGCATTGTTCCAAATCGCGACAAGATCAtaatgaaagattttattcgtaa